CGATCCGTCCTGCCGGAAGAGATAGACGTAACCGGCCTCGGCGTTCAGGGGATCCGTGATCGTCACGCGCACGCCGGAGCTCGCGATCACTCCGGTCGGTTCGCTGAACGCCGGAGGCTGGGTACCCGCATCGGCGGCCATGAACGCAATTTCGTCGTCGGAATCGAGCGTCGTGTCCACGTCGGCGCCCGTAAACGTCTGGGCGTCGGTGTAGTCGAGCACCATGAAACCGCCGCCGGATCCCCAGGGAAAGGACATGTTGTTGTAGACGTCGTTGAAATTGATCACGGCGCGCTCGTCGACCTGCACCGGAATCTGCACCCACGCGCCCTCCCAGCGGAACGCGACGAGCTCGCCAGGCGCGATCCCGACGAGACGCGGAGCGACGTCGGCGCCGGTCAGCACGACCGGATCGGCCGGGCGATGCAACGGCGCCGGTCCGGCAGCGAGGGTCGGAGGCGGTAACGGGCAGGACGGTGGCGGCGGAGGACATCCTGGATTGCCCGGGTCGAGCGTGCAGGTCGCGGCCTCGACGAACGCATCGCCGGCCATTGCGAGTGCAGACGCCTGGCTGCCGGAGGAGGTGCAATCCGCTCTGGCCGCGGCCTTGTCGAGGCACCCGTTGCTCCCGTTGGAGAGCTTGGTGACGAGCTTGGCGACGCAATCGCCGGAGATGAATCCGCCTTTGCCGGCGGCTTTGCCGTAGCAGCCGAGCACGCCCCCGATATACTTCCCGACGCACTTGAGCTTCGCCGCATCGCACGCGCTCCCGGTCGGGTTGGCGCCGACCGTCGTGCCGACCGCAGAGAGAGTCGCATCCATGTCTCCCGCAATCGTTGCGGTGTCGTCGAAGGTGAGACACGGCGTGACCGAAGCCGGTGCGTATTTCGTTTCGAGCTTCTCGAGGACACCTTTCGCCGGGAGCGCGCCACCGTCGAACTTGTCGCTCGCCTTTCCGCGACATGTGGCGAGCGCGGTCGCGTCGGGTTTTCCGGCGTCCTTGCTCGCGCAGCCGGCGAGGGTCGCCGTGGTCTTACCCGTCCCCTTGAGCTTCCCGGCGAGGCATTTGTTGACCGTCAGCGTGGTGACCGATGCGTAGGCAACCGTCGCGGTTGCGAGTACGGCCAAGACGAGGAGGACGAAGGCAACACGAGGGCGCATGTGATCTCCGAACACGTCGGTGAGAATCCTTGGAACGATCAGGTGGAACGACTCGAGACGGGACGGCAGTCGTGAAGACACGATAGCAATTTGGCACAGAACTATCATCCCCCAATCGGGTGAGGCCATTCGGCAAAACGCCGGGGATGGCCCGACATTGCGGCGGATGCTGCGGCACGCGTGCCAGCCCGACGACGACCCACGCCCCGCGTACCCGCCCGCGCTGCTGCACATCCGCCGGGCCTCCTTGCGCCGCTCGTACTGCGTGGCGGTGGTCTGCCTTGCAGGCGCCGACCCAACAGGCGGCGACGACGAGCCCGCCGCCCTCGTGCTGGTGAGCCACCCCGATGGCGACGTCGGCACCTTCACCGCCGTCATTCGCGAGCTCTCCGGGCTCACCCCCACCGAGGGCCATGCGGCGACCATGCTGTTGCAAGGCACGGGTGTCGAGGTGATCGCGACCCGCTCCGCAATGTCGCTCAACACCGTGCGGACCCACCTCGAGCGCACGTTCTCCAGGGTCGAGGTCGGGAGCCAGTGCGACCTCGTGCGCATGCTGCTGGCGGGCCGGCGCGGATCGTCCTGCGCGCCGTCGCGACCGATCGAGACTCCGGCTTGTCGCCGTAGATATCGGCGTATAATATGCGGGCTCATGCAATATCCGCGCTTCCTCGAGAAACCCCTGCGGTCGCGAACCTCTCGGGGCAAAGCACGGCTCGTCCTCGGCGCGCGTCAAACCGGGAAATCGACGATCTTCGAACGCCTGCGCGGCGCGAGCGATCTGCTGATCGACCTGCAGGAGCGAGGGGAGCGCGCGCGTCTGGCGCGCGATCCGGCCGCATTCACCCGCGCGCTGCTGCCCGCCCGCCGCCATCGTCACGTCTTCGTCGACGAGGTCCAACGCGTACCGGAGCTCCTCGACGAGATCCAGCACCTGCTCGATCGTCATCCGGGAAAGTTCACCTTCACGCTGACCGGCAGCTCGGTGCGCCGCTTGCGCCGACGCGACGCTAACTTGCTCCCGGGCCGTACGCACCGCTTCCATCTGGCACCGGTCTGCGCGTGGGAAATCGTCGGCCGCGACGACACCGTTGTAGCCGCTGCGCCTACCGCGCTCGGCGCCGAGCGATTTCCGGAGCGCGCGCTCAGCGACCATCTCGTGCTCGGGAGCATGCCGGCCGCGTTCATCGAAGGGAAGCGCTACCGGGCAACCTTGCAAACCTACGCCGAGGCGTATCTCGAGGAGGAGGTCCTGCGCGAAATGGCAGCGCGCAATCTCGGCGCATACAGTCGCTTCCTCGAGCTCGCCGCCGTCGAGTCCGGCAAGCCGATCAACCTCACCAAGATCTCGCAGGAAAGCGACCTCGCCCTCTCGACCCTGCGCGGATTCTACGGTGTCCTGGAAGACACGCTGCTCGGCTTCACGGTTCGCCCGTTCGGAGGCTCGCCGCGCGCACGCCTATTGAAGACGCCACGCTTCTTCTTTTTCGACGTCGGCGTGCGGAACGCCGTGGCACGACTGCCTCTCGACGACGGCATCCTCGCGACGCAAGCGGGCCAGCTCTTCGAGCACTGGGTCGCCTGCGAACTCATGGCGCGGATCGGCTATCTCGGCCCGGGGTGGCGCCTCGGCTACTGGCGTACGGTCGACGGCGCCGAGATCGATTTCATCCTCGAAACTCCGCGCGAAACCATCCCGATCGAGGTGAAATACACCGCGAATCCACGGCC
The Deltaproteobacteria bacterium genome window above contains:
- a CDS encoding DUF4143 domain-containing protein produces the protein MLRHACQPDDDPRPAYPPALLHIRRASLRRSYCVAVVCLAGADPTGGDDEPAALVLVSHPDGDVGTFTAVIRELSGLTPTEGHAATMLLQGTGVEVIATRSAMSLNTVRTHLERTFSRVEVGSQCDLVRMLLAGRRGSSCAPSRPIETPACRRRYRRIICGLMQYPRFLEKPLRSRTSRGKARLVLGARQTGKSTIFERLRGASDLLIDLQERGERARLARDPAAFTRALLPARRHRHVFVDEVQRVPELLDEIQHLLDRHPGKFTFTLTGSSVRRLRRRDANLLPGRTHRFHLAPVCAWEIVGRDDTVVAAAPTALGAERFPERALSDHLVLGSMPAAFIEGKRYRATLQTYAEAYLEEEVLREMAARNLGAYSRFLELAAVESGKPINLTKISQESDLALSTLRGFYGVLEDTLLGFTVRPFGGSPRARLLKTPRFFFFDVGVRNAVARLPLDDGILATQAGQLFEHWVACELMARIGYLGPGWRLGYWRTVDGAEIDFILETPRETIPIEVKYTANPRPADAREVERFVQRHPKQSRRGLLVCRVRRPEQLTEHVRAIPWDTL